Sequence from the Phalacrocorax carbo chromosome 8, bPhaCar2.1, whole genome shotgun sequence genome:
GACCactgttttctccttcccaaaTTGTTTTCCAGTTGCTTTCCTGTCAAAGCCTCAAGGCCTAGTTACTCCCAAGAAAAAAGGGAACgggaataaaagaagaaaaggcaaaggcctggggaagaagagagacCCATGCCTGCGGAAGTACAAGGATTTCTGTATTCACGGCGAATGCAAATACATCCGAGAGCTGGGAGCTCCCTCCTGCATGTGAGTTGTTGGCGTGTGCCTGTGCCAGGGGAGCCTTAGTCATGGTTCCTTCAATTCTCCGGGTTGGGCAGAGGAAGAGCGGAGGAGATATTTTTAGTGCATGTTCCCTGTCTGTGTGGGGACGGCTCTGACTTGGCCTTTTCCTGGTGCTTCTTGAGCAATGTCCGTCCCCCACCAAAATCTGTTGTGGACTTAGACCCAGTATCCCCTGCCGGTGTGGTGAGCTCTGTCTGAGCTGCTGAGCAGAGACTCGTGGCAGTGGGATTTGGAAGGTAGTGAGCAAGGCCTGGGGTCTCACAGCCAAGGTCTTCTTGCAGGTCTGGTTTGTGAGACCCCATCATGACTCTGTAACCCTGCGTCCCCCATTCCTCGCtgctgccagcctcagctgggaGCTTGGGGGCTCCCGCAGCTGTCAGGATGTACTGGTGCAGACAGGAAGAGCATCTCTAGTGCAGCACCAGGAAGGTGGATTGGAGATAGCGCCTTTGGGGACAGTCTGACAAAGCCATAGTCAAGCTGTCCCTTGGCTCTGATGAAGGACAGGGCTGTGGTACTCCTCCCATCTCCCTTGGGTGCAGGTAGAGAGCAGGGACTAGATGAGCCAAGTGGAGGAGAAAGCGTTTGCTGCTGGGGCACCTGAATCCAGCACTGCTACTATGGGAAATACCCAGGGGTGCACACTTGATCCCTGCTGGTGGGGGCAGGGGTTGAGCTGGCAGATATATAAGAGGCTTTGTTCTTTGCTATCAATCCTTTGAGCCACCCACCCCTGTGCCTGGGGAAGATAATAGCTCCCTGGCTTATGGTGCCCACAAGATCTTGCTCCCTGCAATCCGGAGGGATCAGGCTCCACATAGCTCCCTGAACCGCTTAGTTTCTCTCTGTCTGGAAGCTGTCATGAAGCTGGGCCCTTGCACAGGGGGCTCGGGACTGCCAGCAAGAGGAGGTCTCTGCTGGCTCAGCTTGGGCTGCTGACCCAGCATGATGTGGGGTGCGGCACCCCCTTCCTGGGACTAGGACAGCGAGGTGTCCCCTGCCCAGcatcctgctcttcccagatCCCCAGGGGACAGGAAGAACTGGGACACAGGCAAGCAGGAGGGGTCTccgtgctggctggggctcTCCAGCCTGGTGGTACATCCCTGGGTGACATCTCCCCAGAGCCATGATGGTTTTCAGGAACAGTGGCCAACTGCCCCAGTCCCCTCTGATAATGAGGCCTTGTGTTAGCTGGTGTCATTCAGTTGTGGCTGCTCTTGGTGGCTGCCTGCCCATGTCACAGGGTCATCTGGATAGTTGCTTCCTCAGGCTGATccctggggtgtggggtgggatgaggctgctgccaggctgggtcCTGCACCTCTGCCTTGTGCCCAGCCTTGCTGCTATGGCTGGGAGGTGACGTCGGCATGTGGTGGTGTTGTGAGCTGGGTAGGAGGGCTGGGCTGAGACCCCATCTTGGAGATAAGCTTGAGGGTCAGTGTAACTGGAtatagagagatatatatatctGGTTGCATCAGTCAGCTTTGACTCACAGGGAGGGTTGGCAGccttgcagctctgctggggagcGTTATTTCTGTTACGTGAGTAACCTACTGAGTCTTTGGGGAGGTGGCACCTCTCTGGCTGGAAGGGTGTACAGGGACATCCTGCTCTAAGGGGAGCACTCACCTCCAGTCTAGCTGCCTGTCTGCTCCCGTGCATGGGAATTCTCAGTTCCAGAGGTGGTCTGCGTAGCCTGGCTCTGCCTGGGGATGATTAGGAAGAGCACAGACCTTGGTGTCTTCTACTGGGAGAAGTTCAACTGTTCTAGGAGTCTTCACTTGGTACTTGGGGCAAGAGAAACTTAATTTACCAGTACCAGGGAGATGATGGTGACACCAAATCTCCCAGCTCAggggaaggagactgggggAACATGCAGGGTGATGGCTAAGGCTGAGCAAAGAGGCAGCTCCTTTCCATGGGGGTGTGAGGGACCCAATGACCTTCTGTGCTTAGTCACCATTAACCTTTAAGCCTTTTATTCTCACCCAGATGCCAGCCAGGATATCATGGAGAGAGATGCCACGGCCTCTCGCTGCCTGTGGAGCATCCCCCCAGCGTATACGACCACACCACGGCACTGGCCGTCGTTGCTGTTGTCCTGTCCTCCCTATGTCTCCTCATAATTGCAGCTCTGCTGATGCTCAGGTGAGTGGGATGGGGCTGAGCCATTGGATCTGCGTCCCTGGGAAGACCACATGCATGGGAGGATGGCAGGAGCTTCTCCATGCCCTGAGTATCTCTTTACTTGGTTTCACAGGTGTCACAAAAGGGGTGTCTACGATGTAGAAAACGAAGAGAAAATCAAGCTGGGCATCACTGTGAATCACTGAGGATGCTGGGTGCTGGCCAGGTGAGCCCCTGGCCGGGCATGGGGCTGCGGTGGGGCTGGTAGGCATCCGGGGGCTCTGCTTGTTCAGACTGGCTGGGTCCACTATGAATCCTATGCCAGAGCAAGGCAGAAGCTGAAAGCAGTTTGAACCTGGAGAAGCGGCTTGATGGACTTGGCCTGAGAGCCTGGGCTGCCCTGTGGGGCTCCAgccctttttcctccccttcctgctCAAGCCCCTATCCCCTGACACCCacagccaccaccacctcctttCTAACCTGAAGTCCCTGCTTTGCCCTATTGCTGCATGCTTTGGGGATGTTTGACAGTGGGGAAgctgcttctgtatttttttgtccCACTTGTTCTGCTCCCTCTCTGACCCTCTGAGTCACTTCCCCTCCTTAGATATTGCTtctatttatatgtatatatatattaaaaaaaaaaaacccacccttcCTTTTTACTCCCACTCTTCTTGTTACTTCAACCAACATAATGCCTTGCATCTGGGCACAGGGGGACTTCGCTGCCAGCCCCATATGGTGTTACTCTGGCTGGGCAGTGGGGTGTgctctgccccaggggtggCCACGTGGCCACGGCTGGGTGCTAGAAAGCTTGCAGACTTCCTCTGTTCTGGTCCAAACACAAACATCAGATGTGCCCATATGTATTACAgctacttctcttttttttaaaaaagaaaaatctttgttcTTTGTGGGGATGAAGTAATGCCTTCAAAGAATTTCTGTAATGTTGGTAATAGTGTTGGGGGTGGGATTTCTAGCTGTTTATAGGAGTTGAATTTTGGGGAAGGTGATGCAGCACAAGGTTTTAATTGCTGTCCTCTCTGCCCTGGGGATTATTGGGGTAGATGTGTCCAGGGGGTAAAAGCGCTGTGGTCCCTGGAAGGGAAGCATGATGGACATAGGGTGGGATGCTTAGCTACCATTCCCCTGGCATCCTCTGGTTAAGCCttaaagagctgctgctgctgctggggctttgGCTGCGAGGGCTCCTCTGCTGGGCTGGTAGGACAGGCACCTTTGCCCACAAGAGTGGTTCTGGTGTGGTGGGGCCGAGCAGCCCAGTGATGTGTTGTGagctctcctgctgctgtctTGCAGGGGTCGGCACTAATGCACTTCTACCTCCTGGAAGAGGCGAGAGCTGCGGAGACAGCATCATCCCTGGGAGCCCGCAGCATGGCGGGAGCTTGCTGGAGCAGCACGACAGTGCTCACTTCAAGGCTGGTCAGGCAGTGGTGTCACTGCAGGGAGCTTCGTGGCCATGTCCAGGATGGAGGGGGCTCAGGAGAGGCGCTCACCAGCGGGGCGGCTGcacagaggcaggagggagcagctggcCAGCGGCAGAGGGACTCTCCAGCAGCTCTCCGTCCACGGCAGTGCATGCCAAGTAACAAACTGTGAAAGGCGAGGAGACTGGGCTCGGGGCTTTCTTAGGCaaaggaggggtgggagggtAACAGCTATTTaacaagatatttttcattttaaattatatatttattttagataAACTGTACATagtatttatatttattgtaGGTCTGGCCGTGCATCCTTCATGTAGGTCAAGATGACAGGGTCAAACCTCCCTTATTTTTTAAGTGCAATGTAATATTCTAATAAATAACACTTTGTTACAAACACTTGGGTTGTTAATTTAATAACGGAGGTGGAGAGGAGTCAGACCTCTGAAGACTGCATGTAGCATCATGCCCTTGCAAATGGGATATTGCAAACAGTGGCAGAGATCCTGAGTGTGCAGTGGGGGTTGCTGGATTGCTTGTGCCATCCTTGGGGCGCAGCAGAGCAGTGTGGTGCAAAGGCCTGGTAGCAGGATCCATCCTGCAAAAGCTGTCAGCTAGGCCAGCCCCATCTGTGTTCTTGGAGATTTGTGTCTTTGCCAGCTGATGCCCTGGGAGGGATGTGATGTTTGGGTGTCTGCTTATCAAGCAAATCTGCCTCTGGTATGAGTGAAACCACTCTGGCCACTGATCAATGCAAATGGGACTGATTCCTGGTTTTAAGCCAGCATttggctaaaaaaaaacccccaaaaccgAGATGGACTCACACCTCCTTTGCAGGGGATCCTAGCGGTTCCTGGCGTGGCTGCAGGCTCCTGGGACTGGTGTCATTCCAGCGAGCATCATTTCAGATGGTGGTTTAGGACTGACTCCTGACTTTGCAGTAAAAATAACCCCCAAACCacttctttcctctcccctgatcttccccaggcagagctgagaTCAGGGTGAGGTGCTGGCTCTAGTAGAGAGCCTtgaagcagagagagagggCTTTCCCCCTGCAGAAAACGTACTTTTGTCCAGCAGATGTCAAACTTAAGTTTTCGAAGGGAGTGCtaagctgctgctttccacTCCTGATCCTACAATGTGCACTAAAGCTGGGCAGTGAGTAGTCTGCAGAGCTTTTTGGCCTAATTCAGCCAAAATTTAGCTCTGGTAAAGTATGAAATAAGCTTTGTGCTTACTGGGGGAGGGGTTGCTTAGGGAGTGAGTGCATAGGTTCATCCCTCTTGTGCTGTCGGTAAATTTTGCAGTAGCAAAACATGGGGCGTGGTAAAAGGGAACGCGAGGTTACTTTGGCTTTCCAGTGCTTCCTAAGATAGAAGGGCTAAAGTACATAACTACAGCAGAAGGGAAGCAGGTGAGTGACAACAGGCACCCTTGTGTGTTATCACCTGGAGAGTAAAAGCTGCAGTGGCCTGAGTCTCAGAGCCGGGGAAACAAGTTACTGGCTCTGCTTTGTGCAAACCTGAACCTTAATGCTGGGGGAGTGCCAGTTTAAGCAGAGACTCCAAACTTTGGCCTTTTTCAATGTCTATTGAGCAAATAATGCcttcagctgctgtgcaggaggCCCTTCTGCTCTGGGTTGCCTGGCTGCATCCCTGCCttactgtgctgctgctgctccccttcCTGGAGCTagtccctgctccagcccttcTGCCTTTCATGGTGGGCAGCTCTGTGTGCCTGGGGCTCCACACCAGCCTGGTGGGCACTGGGAATAGCTCTACTGGAAGGCTTCTCTGTAGAACTTCTGCTTAGAACCCAGCTCCCCTCTaccctcctccttccttgcaAGGATGTGTTCTGGTCCACTTTGCTCCTCTGCAGGCCAGTAGTGCAGGCTGGGCTGCTCACAGGTGGTAATTTAACAGGCCAAGAGATGGGAAACATATTTTGGAGATGTAGGGAGTGGGAAGCTGGCTGGACTCATGGGCTGGCTCCATCTGCCCCACTGGGCTGGGGAAGGTTGACAGTCCTACAGATGCTCTCTTCCTGGCTAAGGCAGGGATGAAACCCCTGGGGCAGCTCCCCAGTCCAGCTGCACTTGTGGCCATGAAACAGGAGGTGCCCCAGGGTCTGGCTGGGGCATgtggggctctgccctgcccaggCTGCCCACACACTGTGTGTGGGGGAAGCCAGTCTCCTTGCCTAACTGTGCCTGCAGGAATGGGGTGCCAGGAAAGCCCTCTCCACCACCCTGCTATCCCCCCTGGACAAGAgtgggcagctgcagcagccagccaaGCTGACCACTGGTGGGGGTCTTGGAGAAGGCAGGCGGTggcctccagcagccccagctcagcagcctggCCTTTTGCCCTGCTCTGGGCATAGACCCAGGAGAACAAACGTCACCAGCTGCAGCATTTCCTGACTGCCACGGTGTCAAACCCACTTGCTGCCTCTGACACTGACTCCATACTGTGACCTCTAGCCTCTCCTGTTGGATCCCTTTGATGCCTGTGCCTGGCTTATCTATGGGTGGCAAAATGTGTGCCCAGCCACCAAATGCTATCACCTGGTGTGTCCCCCATGGGCAGAGACTATGTGCCTGGATGAGAGCCCTGCAGCTTCTCAGTCTCTTCTCAAGAAAAGGGTCAAAGCTAGGAGACCTCCAAAATCCCAGATGtggatttaataaaaaattgcaATTTATTGCTTTAGCCAATTTAATAACCAATTCTCCCCTGACTGCCCCAGCACCTTTGGAGCTGTACTTCAACGCCTTTGGCCATCACAGTGTGGCAGAGTTTGGATGGTGGGGGCAGCAGAACACCAGAGCAAGGACAAGGCAGCCAGACACCCTAAAAGCAGCTGAACCACTCCTGCTGCCCTCCTGAAGCAGGTGGCGGCAGCCCTGCATGTGGCTCCATTTTGATGATTTTCCTCCTGACTGGGgttggcttttcccagccaCTAAGTCCAGAGCCTGGGATGGGCTTTGCCACAGGGAGGCATCTCCCATGGGTTTGTTGCCACCACAGAGAGAGCGACACAAATCCCCCCAGGCACCTGCAGAGTTGGGGGCACAGTCACACCAGCATGCAGCTGCCTTCACAggcagggggtgcaggcagctgggcttgtcccccagctccagctctgcattGGATGAGTAGCAATGCCAGGGGGCCAGTGGGTGGGCAGCTGCAGTGACTGGAAAGAGTTGAGGAAGGCACTGAAAAGGGCAGCCACACTCCGGGAGCAGGTGGCAACAAGAGCTGGGAGTCCCTGAAGGTTGGATCCTGCACTCTGTTTTTTAATAGGGGTGTTGCAGCAAGTtccccctgcctgcctctggcTGCAGAATGGCATGCTGGCCACTTCAGTTTTTGCTACCTTTGCTCAGAAGGCATATAATGGCCTCGTCATGATCTCATCCCTTACCAGAGCCTGTCTGGCCAAGCTCCAAGGAAATCTCTGTGGCTGGAGGGAGTGAAGGTGATTCTTTTGCAGGCAGAGgtgggctgcagggtgctgggggcagcaggtagccaaaagctgctgctgcaggagtcACAGCACTGTCGCTGCCTCAACGGGGAGCCTCTCACTACCTGGCTTGGTACCTCTGCCCGGCAAGGACGCCGCGATTTCAACCTCGCAGCAGCGTTTTTCTGGATCTGAAATGTctggcacccccagccccagcacctccacGCGTCTGGAGAATGAGGCTGCATTTGGCCCCCGGGTGCTGTTTTTAGCACTCGTTACTGCTTTTTGGTCTGTCGCAGGTGCTCCCCCTCCAGGGACTCTGGGACCCTCTCCTGGGGCCAGGGCTCCCTGTGTCAGCACTGGCGGGTGGCACGGAGATAGCGGGGGTGGCTGCCGGCCTCCCAGGCCCTGGCAGAGCTCCGCCAGCTCGGGCAGGGGTGGCCAGCGTGTGCCAGCCATGGGGCGGAGTGGGAGGCACGGCGGGGCGAGCACGTTCCCCCACGGGCGCGTACCGCCGGGCCCACGGAGGCACCtcagggctgcccaggggacTGAGCTGCTCTCGGGTCCGCTGGGCTCCCCCCGGCTTCGCCATCGGCACGTCCCCCTCACAGAGCCCACGTCTCACCCACCCTCCCCTAGCGCGACCCCCGAAGTGGCCGAGGCAGGAACACACACGCGGGACCGACCTGACGGGGAGGCCTCGTCCCCCGCGTCCCAACATCCCAGCCAGGTGTCCCCGCTCCCCGTAAGGGTTCCCCACTgcccaccccggcacccccactCCCGTGAGGGGACCTTACAGTATCCCCCACTCCCGCGAAGATCCCCCTCGCCCACGGCACGGCACCTCCCGCCCCCCGCGCATGCGCAGCACGACGCGCCCCCCCCGCGCAGGCGCTCTGCGGAGACAAGATGGCGGCGCCCGTGGACTTGGAGCTGAAGAAGGTATTGGTTTTTTGGCGGTGGTGGGCAGCGTTTTCTTCCCGTGTCTCGGGCAGTGGCTGCCCggtcccctcctcccctgcagcccggggCTGGTTCGGCCCCCGCGGCCCTGCCTCAGCATCGCGGGGTCGGTGGGCCGCGGCCTGTCAGGGCCTCCCCTCATTGCCGTTGCTCTCCCCCACAGGCCTTCACGGAGCTGCAGGCTAAGGTGATAGACACGCAGCAGAAGGTGAAGCTGGCCGACATCCAAATCGAGCAGCTAAGCAAGACGAAGAAGCATGCCCACCTCACTGACACGGAGGTCATGATGCTAGTGGATGAGACCCGCATGTACGAGGGTGTGGGGAGAATGTGAGTACCTGCCCGGCCTGTGGCAGATGGTGGGGGCTTCCGCGCTGTGCGGAGAGTGGCTAGCTGGCTCCCTGCTTGGGCATACCGGGCTGACATAGCGGAGTTGGGGTAGTGATTGTGGCTCTTTGCACAGGGAGACCCCCCAGCCTTTGTGTGGAAGAGGTCTCTAGGCTGCTACCCTGGGCAGGAGGCTCTTTGCCTTACAAAGAACATGCTAACTTTCTCTCAGCATATTGATTTGTTGAATTTTTCtcattgtctttcatttttgaTTCCAGCAATCTGCCTGGGAATGCAGCAAGACTTACTGTTTTTTATATCTTGGGGTTAACTACTGGTTGCCTTCGAGAAGGACTGTTATAAGTGTTATTGGGTTTGTGTGATTTTGCTTGTTGGCTCTGCTCCTGGCCATGATGCTCTTGTCTGGCAGCTCTGAAAAATTTGTAATGTGGACTAGCAGAGCAGCATTCTAATGACAAACAGCATCTGTGAGAAAGCTCTCACAAATCTGTCCAGCTTCAGGCATTTCCAATATAGTTTACATCAGGCTCCTTGAAAAACTACTGTGCACAGTTCACATGCTCTGGGCTTTGCTTGCACAAATGTTCTACAGAAATGCCTTTTGCAGTATCATGCCAGGGAATGGATCTAATGGGTGTtacccagattttttttaaacccttggAAGTGAGCATAAAGCTCACATGGGTAGTCCCAGTGTACTCATAAAGAT
This genomic interval carries:
- the HBEGF gene encoding proheparin-binding EGF-like growth factor; the protein is MDGRAVLIHALLAAVCSAAAGGLGRDELHNEVLHKGGGAAAVPATAPLLGGSPEKEGGGAASGDDLSELPRVAFLSKPQGLVTPKKKGNGNKRRKGKGLGKKRDPCLRKYKDFCIHGECKYIRELGAPSCICQPGYHGERCHGLSLPVEHPPSVYDHTTALAVVAVVLSSLCLLIIAALLMLRCHKRGVYDVENEEKIKLGITVNH
- the PFDN1 gene encoding prefoldin subunit 1 isoform X3; translated protein: MAAPVDLELKKAFTELQAKVIDTQQKVKLADIQIEQLSKTKKHAHLTDTEVMMLVDETRMYEGVGRMFILQSKGVIHNQLLEKQRIAEEKIKELEQKKSYLERSVKEAEDNIREMLMARRAQ